In a genomic window of Hippoglossus stenolepis isolate QCI-W04-F060 chromosome 17, HSTE1.2, whole genome shotgun sequence:
- the LOC118124958 gene encoding fer3-like protein, translating into MDVELPGRLVDSALINFVNDMSLIEFPQKLALGPKQQVNTTTPSPSSQTRQGDSSWSLSLENDVRTAELRAERLAMSPPRYYSRGAHDHAASKRRRIITVVQRHAANVRERKRMYSLNEAFDELRTKVPTFAYEKRLSRIDTLRLAIVYISFMRDLLENT; encoded by the coding sequence ATGGATGTGGAGCTGCCAGGCCGCTTAGTGGACTCTGCGTTAATCAATTTTGTCAATGACATGAGCCTGATAGAGTTTCCGCAGAAGTTAGCTTTGGGACCAAAGCAGCAGGTGAATACTACCACACCCAGCCCGAGCAGCCAGACGCGGCAGGGCGACTCGTCTTGGAGCCTGAGCCTGGAAAACGACGTGCGCACAGCGGAGCTCCGCGCCGAGCGTCTGGCGATGAGCCCGCCGAGGTACTACAGCCGCGGGGCGCACGACCACGCCGCGTCCAAACGCAGGAGGATCATCACCGTGGTGCAGCGCCACGCGGCCAACGTGCGGGAGAGAAAGCGGATGTACAGCCTGAACGAGGCGTTTGACGAGCTGAGGACGAAAGTTCCCACATTCGCGTACGAGAAGAGACTGTCCCGCATCGACACCCTGCGCCTCGCCATCGTCTACATCTCCTTCATGAGGGACCTGCTGGAGAACACATGA